The Megalobrama amblycephala isolate DHTTF-2021 linkage group LG8, ASM1881202v1, whole genome shotgun sequence region aataaacatttgaaatatatcagtctgtgtgtaatgaatgaatataatatacaagtttcactttttgaatggaattagtgaaatcaactttttgatgatattctaattatatgaccagcaccatACGGCGCAAAGCCGTGCCTAAcaagccgtgacttattcatgatacagcactagcctcgagtaccttattgcttttataaaacggttaccacacaatacaaatattaaagccaaaaaatatgtatcaatgcaactttgatgaagtaaaatcactaaaagccttccttccgccgggaAAAAATAGTTTCCTGACTgtaaacagcaacagaagttacatttttatgccattagatggcagcaaagactgtctttatgagtgagtcactcaGTAGCGaatacttttaaattgaaaagactgaattgttgtgaacatggaacaagacgcaactagtctcgcgtagccagaccttcagactgacggcagaaggtctggactcaatcgcagctttcattggctaAGGACCGCCAAAGAGGATGTTTGACTcacatgtaaagcaaccaatcagtttgttttgttctacgtcatgtttaggggtgtgaaaatgaaagtcgatgtccctacaatgACAGACTGGCGTGCAtctataaattattaattcaagaatgttgtgcaagtttactgcaacaacaGAGCTgcaaacttcacatacttttgaaaattcAGCGCTTATTTGATCCTGCTAAGCACTcgttgtcacagttgtaaacatgacGGCATTCTTCTTCTACGAGGGGGTTTGGCGTCACGGCATATGTCTCCAAGCGGACCATTAAAGAACGCAACACACACgtctcccggacatcctgtagaattcaaccaaccagatgacgacttcGATACTTCTTAAGTGTTTCCagataagtgtgccatatgcatcagacgttcagccaacggtccgtgggcgtggcgtctgaggctgagactaagacgcaactgacaaatgctttgactagcgctgtcagtcacggaaaacaccttaactgttaaaaggacaagatattgcagcagacatttaaacagatttttttattatgaacataggactgacctgaaggaaaatgctaaatctgaatgcaggtaataagcTTGTTCAATCTATCTGTTtctcacaatattcttctacataatacagtaagcttcaatgaacaatatcaaatgagaacagtttacgttgctaagagtggttgctaagggtgtagTGATTCACAGAaccgtgaataaaacacagctattgaccgaTCAGAATCAAAgtcaggaactaaccgttttataaatgcttttatttgtACACTTATGCACCAAATGGTTTTGTGGGAGAAAATGTAGGGGCCCTATGAAGAGCATGTTGGGAAAGCTGAAGCTCTAGGTCAGAGTTTTGTTTGTCTATTGCATCGAGTTTCGCCCAGAATCCATTCAAAGCAGAACAAAGTTTGCAATGATGCAATGTTTGCAAGTTATCATGATATTGCatgtttcttaaaaaaaaaaaaaggttaaaagcCAAGCTGGAACAGTTGACTTTAGTGTCTTGGATGCAACAGAAACAGATGTGGCTGTCACTTTTTatataaaagatttttaaacaaaaatctcTGAGCTCTAACAATACTAAATAATATATACTCCCTGAATACAAAGTTTGAAGAGAAGTGTACTTTGTTGGTGAtgagagatggagagaaaaGGAATGCAGTTTAAATACTCCTCACATGTCATGTGACCTTTAGTGTCTTGTTCTACAGTTACAGTAGTGAAAGTCAAAGGGCAAAATAATTGACTGAAAGTTATAAATAGATGCTTAAACCTACACGTGGTGCTAAAGGTCAAGGGCGAATAAAATTTAGCCTTGTGTGTATAACACTCTGGAATTTGGATTGTATGTTAGACTGCTAGAACTGGACTATGCCCACTGGCTTAACTGCCATGATAGTGCTTAAAAACTTAATTAGTGTATTTATTTTGCTTAGTTTGTTAAACtgccaaaaaattttttttaagaaacccAAACTGATATGATATGTAATGTGATTAGTGAGGTGTGTTACCTTCCATTATGAGGCCTGGGGTAAATgtgcaacaaaacaaaataaataaataaataaataaatagaataatataattaaaggattagttcacttcagaatgcaaatttcctgataatttactcacccccatgtcatccaagatgtttatgtctttctttcttcagttgaaaagaaattaaggtttttgatgaaaacattccaggatttttctctatatagtggacttcaacgggttgaagggttgaaggtccaaattgcagtttcagggaagcttcaaagggctttaaacgataccagccgaggaataagggtcttatctagcgaaacgatcggtcattttcaaaaaaaatgttatactttttaaccacaaatgctcatcttgcactagctcttcCACCCACATCACGctcctttccaatgtgattacgtaatgcgtggcgtaTCGCAgggctagtgcaagatgagtttttttggttaaagagtatataattttattttttattttttagaaaatgactgattgtttcactagataagacccttattccttgtctgggatcatatagagccctttgaaaatgcagtgaaactgcaattttgaccttTGGACTTCAAACCCATAgacgttgaagtccactatacggagaaaaatcctagaatgttttctttaaaaaccataattaatttaaagaaatttcACAAATCAATCCATCCAAACAAACAGTCTATACAATAGAATAAATCATTgtgtgtaaaaaatatttactgaaaataaattagctttatttacaaaaacatgaacatcatGAATGTAACTCATTGACTACACTAATAATGCTTAAGAAACAGTAAACAAACATAACTTTTgaaactataataaaacatgcTTATAATGTTAATTGTACCAAGCAAACAtaattatgttatttattttacaagcaCTACATGATTTGTTATCTCATAATAAATTCCTAATGTTACTGCAGCATTTACAAACTTGGTATGATGCTCTCAATGCAGTTATAAGTCCACTCCTGTTGATCATTTGAAGCCATGACGTGCTGACACACCTGAACAGAGACCAAAACAGAGCACAagtgttttctgcagaactgtaCATCTGAGTGTCTGTCAACTGTAACTAGCCTCAATCAAGTTGGGGTTCTTTTATTAGTTCTAATTGAGAATGGGAAATAGAGCATAAAATGCACCCCATCCTGCACCTACAAAAGAAACTGGCCTATATTTGTGAGTGGAAATGGTGTGTCTCACCATTTTAGTCCTAGCAGGAACCTCCACAGCAAACATACTCAAGCCCCTACTGCTCGCACAGTTCTTGCTTTGTTCATTGTTGATGTGCACCGTCACCTTCTGATTGGACTATGGGAGCGAGAGTGATGGAAACCAAGAATACAACAGGCAAAATCATTCATTAACATTCAAAGGTTTGGTGACAGTAAATATTTagtgtttgaaagaaattagaactttttttcagcagggttgcattaaattgattatgtgacactgaagactggagtattggctgctgaaaatccagctttgcatcacaggaataacttttttttttttttttttaaatacattaaaatagaaagttaatttcaactgaaatattatttcacacaatatatttgtttttacagttttttattaaataaatgcagtcttggtgaacataagagacttcttttaaaaacattaaacaattcaaaaactttttaatgATAGTGTATATTTCAGATAATTAGTTCCACTAACTGGCAAAATCTCAAGTTTTCTTTGCAGATCTAATTCCCTTCTCTCTGGTGAAGCTGTGTCTTTAAAAGTGTCTTTCAGCTGACTTTGTCTATATAATGGCAGATCAGGACATTGAAATTCTACTCATGGCCAGTGCTCCTTTCTATAAGTATTCCAAACAAAAGTTACATTGTGCTATTCTCAGTGAATGTTAAGTACAAGATGTACAAATGTGAGGCCTtcacagacatttttaaaggaCTTTTTTAAATGATAGATGGATGCCATGTATTGATTTTCAGTAATCCAAAGACTTCTTTGGCTACAAAACACAAGTGACATAAAACAATAATCAACCTACCTTGTTGGCAATGACTGATGAAATTCGGCTCTCTCCTTTGTATGTATAAACCAAGACATTCTCGTGACCCTTCAGAGATCTAGCCTCTGCTTTTGATGTGACAGACCTCTGTACAGCAGAATTCAACATCTTGATCCCAGAATCCAAATGAACTGCCTGAAGAGTTGCCTTGACATCCTCACAGAAGACTTCAATAACAAATGGACAGGCCTGATGGGATAAAGAAAAACATATAAATGTAAAGTGGCTATGAGTAAATTACACAGGACATGTTCTCTATACCCTTGCAGTTTTTACTATTTGAAATTACAAGACTTTCTCatgagcagtgttgggggtaatacCAAAGCCACTgaaaggcaagcctgcaacctttagccaaaaaagcataatggctaatgctaactGGCGGTACGCAGGGAGGTGTTTAGAATGGCGACgtgataggctgagaggtgccgcacgtgattaagttagccatTATGCcctctccaatggtaagagatacagacacTCTCATCTCACTACGATCTctggtaatgcattacaagaaacgcaagttatgtaatcagattacttttttcaagtaactagtaaagtaatggattacttttaaatttacaacaaaacatctgagttactttttcaaatatgtaATACAAGTCAATTTGTTTTACCATTTATTGAatacagctctcctgtccccatgtggAGAGAAATTGAGAtgtgcagaggcgttgtgtgcaaacatgatggttattgtagctCTAGAttaaatgtgagcatgcatttactcatctcagtgcacaaaaacagattcagtatccctcaaaatgaataaaaacagtgaaatgcataCTTATTCAAGCTCAGCCCAGGTGAAAGGAAGTAAGGCAAAAGTAACATACTTACtacgcattactttccataaaaagtaacacaattagttacttttttagggagtaatgcaatattgtaacataacttttaaaagtaactttccccaacactgctcatGAGTAAAGCTCAAAGACCTTTGTACCTCCACCATCTCCAAGCTGTGATTGTAGCCCATGGCCTCCAAGGTAAGCCATAAATCCCTGGGGTCTCCCTCACGATCATTCGCTTCCATCAGGTTGAGCTCTAGGAATCCTTGTCTAGTTAACTCATTTTTCTGTGTGTCAAAGTTCTCTATAGGAGAGCAAATAATGCATATTATTGGACTGTACATTACTATGTACTTACCAATAAAGATTCAATTGCATCATCCATTTTGAGAGTGCATTAAAAGCAGCATGATTCGGAAGTTGTGacagtcttttcttccctattgtgacatattcAAGTGAAACAggaaaatgtagggtgggacttgattttgtcactgtggtttgctattgctgtgatctcatatGATTCACAAGTTGTCCTGCCCTTGCACCAAAaaacatgtcatcagagaagagaagatgtTGCAAGAGAAAGttatttgattaaagattacacaggcacatgatttataaaataataaaaatgatgtgAATGGATAAATTACTTATTCATTCACTTTCATGGTGACATTTTAAAGTGCTGATTGATTGTGTGTCCGCTTCATATACAGTGTTTGTATAAGAACCTTTGCAGATGGCCCAGGCATCCTCATCACATTTCTCTCCACTGGTTCTCTGTTCAAAGAAGTTGTACTCCTCTAGGCTCAGCAGGCCGCTGCCATCTAAATCGATCACTTCAAAGATGTCAGACAACGCCGCCCTGTGGAACAAAACAGTACAGCATCTTTGCACACATAATAACGTAAACTCAGTAATTCAACATTTAGCATTAAACACAAACTTAACAGACTTTTATTGGGTTCCCTATCTAAAACTCACtgtaaatatgttaatttttaagATTAGAATTGACTAACTTGAACTCTTTGGTTAGCTCCAGCTCTCCAGACTGGGTGCGGTTGACTAGCTGAGCAGTTTTAGTGGTGGTCTTCTTTGTACTTTTCATCAATCTACAGCCAGTGGTGAAGGGCATGAGCAGATACGAGCCGGCATTGAGCTCTCCTCTCCACACAAACCTCTGTTCATCAATCACACACAACATACATCTTACTTACTGTTGTACAAAGTTAGAACTCCAATTCCAATGAGGCAGCACATTATATCAACCTTTATATTGAAGCAGTTCTCAATGTagtattttgattaaattaattatatatatatatatatatatatatatatatatatatatatatatatatataatacttattttaatatatttctttgtAAATTAGATAAAAATTCATTCTATGAAATGACATTTGTGTCCATACATataatatagttaatttatagaATTTTTGTAAACACATCAACAAAAAGCCAGTAActattttttttgctttatttatgaggtattaacaatattaaaatataactgtattaacaaatattcacataatatggaagtaaaatctagccttttgtgtttgttctctttacatttattttcagatGTTAGCTGATATAATGAATTTTTTGTAATGTATCAACCCtgataatgtaatattttttttccattttcaaatGTTGCCATAACTCATAATAACATCACCATGCATTTAGAAAGTGAACGCTGGGCATGTTTAAGTgctctttattttttatcttttttgttttgttatgtttgtcAAAGGAACAATATTAAATATCAATACTGTGACCATGATTTTAAATAAGTGATCattgaaaaaaagtatatatttgaaGAAATAACAGCATTAAATTCAACCCTTACTTTTCTGAAGGCATAATTATACCTGAACAACATCCATTAATATGTATTAGTTTAGCTTGAGATGGGACAATTTATTAACACTTACACACATTATTTGTCTGATAGagtgtttaaaatattaaattattaaaattcacAATATAAAACTGGAAGAGGCACTCATGTCATAGAAATACCTTCTTATATTACAGCTGATAATATGTCAAAATACTTTAAATACAAGCAGATATTATAGTCTGATAATACAATACTATCATATTTAGATAGGAAAGTGATGCATTTACTGACCTCCTTATCCCTTAACTCAGTAAAGCAAACCAAAGTTGAATCTTCTTTGGTCTTGTTCCCCGTCACCACATAGAGAGCTGTGTCCACACACATCCACGGGGAAGGCTTctctgtgacacacacacacacacacacagtcaaaacCACAAATCTGCTTATTTACCATAGGTATTTTTAATAACTCAGAATCTGTAACTTCAGTAACTTTGGTCTTTAACactatatatttacaatatatttaccAGGAATCGGGCTAAGATTGAGGGGCCGTATGGTCAGGTAGACACCGGTAGCCTCAGGGACTTGCAAGCGATACTGGAGAGAAACAATCGTTCCATCTTCCTCCAGATAAAAACAGCCTCTCATAAGAGTATGATGCCAGTCCTGGTGGAATAAGTGTTAACACAGTAAAAATCCAtgctgcattaaaaaaaatcattagaaAAACAGCAAACATTAAAGAACTGTAGAATCATAATTCCAGCAAGAAATGTTCTGGGATGAAGTTGAAGATACAACCACAGGGTGACGCTATTGTAACATCTTTGCTAAAACAAAGGTATCAAATCAAACACCTGGGTGGAACAAAACAAAGTCCAAGATTTTTTACTATAGTGCGGAAAGATCAATTTCAATGCAGACCATCAAAATTCATATTATATGCactaataatgtaattaaaagaaaaagggCCTGAGGAAACCCATAAATCCTTGTCTAAAGCAAGTCTTTTTGCTCTTTTAACTGCTGTTGTTTAGGTCCAGCTAAAATGTTACAGCAAATATACTCTAAATCATCAAGTAATCAAAAATCGGAGTCAAACCGCCTCTTTTCTGACCCATCAGAGAGTACTTTTAGGAAATAAACCTTGTCCTCAGGTGCCACAGAGGCCTTTTAATGTTTAGAATTGGTTTATGCTTCTTTTCCGAGTGCTAAAAACATGGTTCTGAAATGACACTTCTTCAACAAAAGCAATTTCCTCTCAGAATTTATGCTGGGTTGTGAAACGTGTTAAGGATCAAATCATAACACTTGGGTGGTTTGTCCACCCCGAATCAAAATGAAGAAAAGCGCCCGAGGCAAGTGTCTACTTTAAAAGGCCCTGATGTAGTGTCCCAAGGAGATGGGTCACTCGGCTGGACTAATACACTGCCCTGTCACCTCCCAGAAACCTCTGTAATTTAAAGTCTCGCACACAGACCGCGAGCCACCATAAAAATACACAACCTGACCCTTTCCAATCCCTACACCCAATTATCAAGCTCCTGGCTCAGGTAATACAACAGGCTGGAACTAAGGCGATAGAACTTTCTTCACCCAAGAGCATCTAGTTTTTTCCAATCTCTTTGCTTTGATGAGTTTGGTCATTATTTTTCCGTGGTAAAGCAAACCAGCTGAGGTTAAAGTCAAAAAGAGTGCAAACAAAGGGAAGGAGATCAATAGCAGAGCTGCACTCATATCGACCAGGTGAAAATTTGCTACCAAAAGGCTTCGatacaacaaaaacacagcAAATGTATAGCTGCCTGTAAGGCACTCGAGTTTACTCAAAGTTTAGGTTGTAAGCAAAATTAAAGCTGATGATAGTCTAAAACAGGATAACGTGTATATAACAATTTATTCTTAAATTTGCTCATTCCATTATTAGTcagctttttttaaattaatatttgtattattttattttaaaattattttattttgtattttattctaaaatgtatatttgatttgattttaaaatagtatacttcttttattaaaattaagttgTCTTTTTAATTaactattttaaagtttttcattaattttattaataaaaaaagtttctttattttaacattttttattcagcagtttaatatacactgtaaaaatgacttttcaaaactgtaaataaatatttttggagtacattttacaaaaaaaaaaaaaaatactatttcagtctttctgaaAGCTAAGCCAATGGGATACTGCTTGACTGAAAATGATTAGTTTAGCTCAGCCACTCCCACTTATTTACAGCTGttgtttaataattaaacatttttaataatattttaaattgtgtaaccTTATCCCAAACTTTACCTCTTTTCTACTGTGAGagattttaaaattgaaaattctatcatttattacttaccctcatgcagttccacacccgtaagacctccgttaatcttcggaacacaaattaagatattttagttgaaatccgatggctccatgaggcctccatagggagcaatggacatttcctctctcaagatccataaaggaaaaattaagtaaacatatttttactaagtaaaaatatttttaataagtaaaaacatatttaaatcagttcatgtgagtacagtggttgaatattaatattataaagtgacgagaatatttttagtgcgccaaaaaacaaaaaacaaaatacgacttatttagtgatggacgattttaAAATagtgcttcaggaagctttggagcattatgaatcagagtatcgaatcatgatttggatcgcatgtcaaaccgccaaactgctgaaatcacgtgactttggtgctccgaaccgctgattcgacatgctgattcattacgctccgaagcttcatgaagcagtgttttgaaatcgtccatcactaaataagtcgttattttggggttttttttggcacaccaaaaatattctcgtcactatataatattaatattgaaccactgtactcacatgaacggatttagatgtgtttttagtacctttatggatctttagagaggaagtgtcattgctccctatggaggcctcatggagccatcggatttcaactaaaatatcttaatttgtgttccgaagattaacttacgggtgtggaacggcatgagggtaagtaataaatgacagaattttcatttttgggtgaactaaccctttaaagctgcagtccgcaactttttttgtgttaaaaatttacaaaaattatataatgagaatatacaacatgaatccattttccaaaccgtttttgtcttatcctgaatcattagggtacacttataataagtgtttatattcagactatttcagatagactggtaggactcgccgcagagtatcacagtaactgcgtgactcgccatagatatacacagagaaaagtagctccggctagaatgttcctccgcaagacgcgtgcagttctgtttattaaccgctagagggccaaaaatcgcagacagcagctttaaggaAGAAGTCCAAAAGAAAGTGATATTCCCAAAATGCAGCTGGTACCTGTAGAGATTTGGGCTCTGCCAGTCTGCCACTCTTAGTGCTGCCAGTGCCCATGGTGATGGCCGTGGATAAAGATGACCGACGACTGCGAGCTGAAGATGGTCTGGATGAGGAGCGACTGTCTGTCATATGCAAACATAAATATAAGCTAAACCTAAAAAttgcacattttaaaacaatgatttgaatcacattaaagtcggcatgaaatggaagttgcgatagtcttttctttctttttgtaatgtacaggggttggacaatgaaactgaaacacctTGTTTTAGACCACAATAACGGTGTGGTGTAGGGCCAATACACCATCAATTCATCTTGTGAACTAGAGAAACAAGTCCCTTACAGTGGCCAGGGGGATTTGAGCCATTCCTCTTCCAGAACAGTGGCCAGGTCACTATGAGATTCTGGTGGAGGAAAATGTTTTCTGATTTGCTCCTCCAAAATACCCCAAAGTGGCTCAAATGTTTGAACCATTAGGTgcacatggtccttcagaatggtttgGCAGTGCTTGTCAGTGACGTGTCCATCAAGCACAGTAGGGAATGCCATGATATTGcagcccaaaccatcactgatccACCCCATGCTTCACTCTGGGCACACAACAATCCGGGTGTTAAGCCTCTTTGGGGCTTCTCCACACCATAATTCCCACAAATGTGGGAAAGACAGTGAAGTGGGACTCATCAGAGAACAATACATGTTTCTCATTGTCCACAGCCCAAGATTTCCACTGTTGGCACCAATGAAACTGACATATGGCATTGGTACGAGTGACCAAAGGTTTGGCTATAGCTGCCCGACCATGAATATTGGCTCTCTGGAGCTCTTGACTAACAGTTTTGGAGAGTCAAGGTGTGCATTTAATTCTGCAGTGAGTTAGGCAGCTGTGGTTCTATGTTTTTTGGACATAATCCGGGTTAGTACACATAATTCCTTTTCATACAGCTTCCTCTTGCATCAACAGTTACTCTTGTTGGATGTGGCTCGTCCTACGTGGTGGTATGCCGACATTATCCTGGATACCATAGCTCTCAATACACCACAAACACTTGCTGTCCTGGTCACAGATGAGCCAGCGAGATGCACACCAACAATTTGTCCTGTTTTGAACTCTGATATGTTTCCCATTATGTTGTGtggattgcaatattttatgttCAGCTGTGCTAATTCAACCTTCACACTCTGCTCTAACTGATGGAATGTAAAATCAGTGAAGATTGGCCACCAGGCAGTGCAAATATAGCTGTGAATCCTCCAACACTATATTTGCCAGTGTTTCACTCTCATTGATCAACCCCTGTATATCCAATTGAAACGGCtcctcaaacaagaaaaaaagtaggcagggacttgattttgcccatcaggaattgattggatggttgtcgattgctattgctgtgatctcatgtgagagACATGTCCCGATGACTTGTCCCGCCCTCATGTCgaaaaacacatcatcagagaagagatgtcactgagAGAGGGAGGGGacgttattttgattaaagattataagGGCACATAAATTAAATCaaggataaatcatttataatacttCAATATTctatcataaaaacaagaatggtcaattttgatttcatggtgac contains the following coding sequences:
- the efcab7 gene encoding EF-hand calcium-binding domain-containing protein 7, which produces MQHSEEERFYMTCRAAYLSVFRSSLVNMTSKDQLCTVLQQAGRNPSQKALDKYWPPGTKNLNFDDFCEILKKEKPAEPDELMRIFKKFDVNCDGYISHEELSRILTSSGEKMSPKEVDEIFSLADVNKDGKLDYAEFCRLLGSTVEQCQTAALEKLETDAKLKRQNFGNQLENSPQSLESQPELPAAQTQSRTELETTQRKDSRSSSRPSSARSRRSSLSTAITMGTGSTKSGRLAEPKSLQDWHHTLMRGCFYLEEDGTIVSLQYRLQVPEATGVYLTIRPLNLSPIPEKPSPWMCVDTALYVVTGNKTKEDSTLVCFTELRDKERFVWRGELNAGSYLLMPFTTGCRLMKSTKKTTTKTAQLVNRTQSGELELTKEFKAALSDIFEVIDLDGSGLLSLEEYNFFEQRTSGEKCDEDAWAICKENFDTQKNELTRQGFLELNLMEANDREGDPRDLWLTLEAMGYNHSLEMVEACPFVIEVFCEDVKATLQAVHLDSGIKMLNSAVQRSVTSKAEARSLKGHENVLVYTYKGESRISSVIANKSNQKVTVHINNEQSKNCASSRGLSMFAVEVPARTKMVCQHVMASNDQQEWTYNCIESIIPSL